The Syngnathus typhle isolate RoL2023-S1 ecotype Sweden linkage group LG16, RoL_Styp_1.0, whole genome shotgun sequence genome includes a region encoding these proteins:
- the LOC133169480 gene encoding 5'-3' exonuclease PLD4 isoform X1, translated as MTIFKPYCLKHKEFYVNMASGVYCGLFIAGMLYLVLCLPSNHQKQCSMVLVESIPQHMQYKANATFGIPLEKAWKDLLSVATTNLEVVSFYWTLTGDDIGVNASSDKPGREIFEQLQSLPSKKVEVRVLTSIPSIKTHSTDLKILAEKGVYVRHVDFGHLTKGVLHSKFWIVDRQHVFIGSANMDWRALTQVKELGMVIYNCPSLANDLYQIFSSYWELGMPKNTMPEYLPVSHINKQNPLLVKEDNITSRLYISGSPPLICPNTRTLDLDAIVSSILEAERFIDVAVMDYSPIIRFQHPKRYWPTIDNAIRTAAFRRVKIRMLISCWPNSFPGMLPFLRSLASLNSSTHHISIQIKFFIVPGGNQTNIPFSRVNHNKYMVTDKVAYIGTSNWDGDYFVTTAGVGLVISQHAPPHIWKRKTVQGQLQAVFNRDWYSEFTVNLTDLGHHADCPLLP; from the exons ATGACCATCTTTAAACCTTACTGTCTTAAACACAAG GAGTTCTATGTCAACATGGCCAGTGGGGTTTATTGCGGACTGTTCATCGCGGGGATGCTGTATTTGGTTTTGTGTCTCCCATCCAATCACCAGAAACAGTGCAG TATGGTTCTTGTGGAGAGTATTCCTCAACACATGCAATACAAAGCCAACGCGACCTTTGGGATCCCTTTGGAGAAAGCTTGGAAGGATCTCCTTTCTGTCGCGACGACCAACCTGGAAGTAGTTTCTTTTTACTGGACATTAACTGGGGATGACATCGGCGTCAACGCTTCCTCCGATAAACCC GGACGGGAAATATTCGAGCAACTTCAATCTCTTCCCTCCAAGAAGGTCGAAGTCCGAGTGTTGACCAGCATTCCTTCTATCAAAACACACTCCACCGACTTAAAGATCCTAGCAGAAAAAG GAGTGTATGTACGCCATGTGGATTTTGGACACCTGACAAAGGGTGTGCTGCATAGCAAGTTCTGGATAGTGGATAGACAACATGTGTTTATCGGAAGTGCCAACATGGATTGGAGAGCTCTGACACAG GTAAAGGAACTCGGCATGGTCATTTACAACTGCCCCAGTCTTGCAAACGACCTCTATCAGATCTTCTCATCTTACTGGGAATTAGGAATGCCTAAAAACACCATGCCAGAATACCTACCAGTCAGTCACATCAATAAACAGAACCCCCTGTTGGTCAAAGAGGATAACATCACCAGCAGACTCTACATATCA GGTTCCCCACCGTTAATCTGCCCTAATACACGGACTCTGGACCTGGATGCCATTGTTTCCAGCATCTTGGAAGCTGAACGCTTCATTGATGTAGCTGTCATGGATTATTCCCCCATTATACGTTTTCAACACCCAAAACG GTACTGGCCCACTATTGACAACGCTATTAGGACAGCAGCGTTCAGGAGAGTTAAGATCCGAATGCTGATCAGCTGCTGGCCCAACTCCTTTCCAGGAATGCTACCCTTCCTTCGGTCACTTGCCTCCTTAAACAGCTCCACGCATCACATCAGCATTCAAATA AAGTTCTTCATTGTGCCTGGTGGAAACCAGACTAACATTCCCTTTAGTCGCGTCAACCACAACAAATACATGGTGACTGACAAAGTGGCCTACATTG GAACGTCCAACTGGGATGGGGACTATTTCGTGACTACAGCTGGAGTGGGTTTGGTGATTTCCCAGCATGCTCCTCCCCATATATGGAAGAGAAAAACCGTGCAGGGCCAGCTACAGGCGGTGTTCAACAGGGACTGGTACTCTGAGTTTACAGTGAACCTCACTGACCTGGGTCACCATGCAGACTGTCCACTGTTACCATGA
- the LOC133169480 gene encoding 5'-3' exonuclease PLD4 isoform X2: MVLVESIPQHMQYKANATFGIPLEKAWKDLLSVATTNLEVVSFYWTLTGDDIGVNASSDKPGREIFEQLQSLPSKKVEVRVLTSIPSIKTHSTDLKILAEKGVYVRHVDFGHLTKGVLHSKFWIVDRQHVFIGSANMDWRALTQVKELGMVIYNCPSLANDLYQIFSSYWELGMPKNTMPEYLPVSHINKQNPLLVKEDNITSRLYISGSPPLICPNTRTLDLDAIVSSILEAERFIDVAVMDYSPIIRFQHPKRYWPTIDNAIRTAAFRRVKIRMLISCWPNSFPGMLPFLRSLASLNSSTHHISIQIKFFIVPGGNQTNIPFSRVNHNKYMVTDKVAYIGTSNWDGDYFVTTAGVGLVISQHAPPHIWKRKTVQGQLQAVFNRDWYSEFTVNLTDLGHHADCPLLP, from the exons ATGGTTCTTGTGGAGAGTATTCCTCAACACATGCAATACAAAGCCAACGCGACCTTTGGGATCCCTTTGGAGAAAGCTTGGAAGGATCTCCTTTCTGTCGCGACGACCAACCTGGAAGTAGTTTCTTTTTACTGGACATTAACTGGGGATGACATCGGCGTCAACGCTTCCTCCGATAAACCC GGACGGGAAATATTCGAGCAACTTCAATCTCTTCCCTCCAAGAAGGTCGAAGTCCGAGTGTTGACCAGCATTCCTTCTATCAAAACACACTCCACCGACTTAAAGATCCTAGCAGAAAAAG GAGTGTATGTACGCCATGTGGATTTTGGACACCTGACAAAGGGTGTGCTGCATAGCAAGTTCTGGATAGTGGATAGACAACATGTGTTTATCGGAAGTGCCAACATGGATTGGAGAGCTCTGACACAG GTAAAGGAACTCGGCATGGTCATTTACAACTGCCCCAGTCTTGCAAACGACCTCTATCAGATCTTCTCATCTTACTGGGAATTAGGAATGCCTAAAAACACCATGCCAGAATACCTACCAGTCAGTCACATCAATAAACAGAACCCCCTGTTGGTCAAAGAGGATAACATCACCAGCAGACTCTACATATCA GGTTCCCCACCGTTAATCTGCCCTAATACACGGACTCTGGACCTGGATGCCATTGTTTCCAGCATCTTGGAAGCTGAACGCTTCATTGATGTAGCTGTCATGGATTATTCCCCCATTATACGTTTTCAACACCCAAAACG GTACTGGCCCACTATTGACAACGCTATTAGGACAGCAGCGTTCAGGAGAGTTAAGATCCGAATGCTGATCAGCTGCTGGCCCAACTCCTTTCCAGGAATGCTACCCTTCCTTCGGTCACTTGCCTCCTTAAACAGCTCCACGCATCACATCAGCATTCAAATA AAGTTCTTCATTGTGCCTGGTGGAAACCAGACTAACATTCCCTTTAGTCGCGTCAACCACAACAAATACATGGTGACTGACAAAGTGGCCTACATTG GAACGTCCAACTGGGATGGGGACTATTTCGTGACTACAGCTGGAGTGGGTTTGGTGATTTCCCAGCATGCTCCTCCCCATATATGGAAGAGAAAAACCGTGCAGGGCCAGCTACAGGCGGTGTTCAACAGGGACTGGTACTCTGAGTTTACAGTGAACCTCACTGACCTGGGTCACCATGCAGACTGTCCACTGTTACCATGA
- the xgb gene encoding x globin gives MGCAISGLAKTAEIGEKSTHDVGRGGGRHPSQNQIDMIKESWKVIRDDIAKVGIIVFVRLFETHPECKDVFFLFRDVEDLERLRTNRELRAHGLRVMSFIEKSVARLDQLEQLEALAMELGKSHYHYNAPPKYYSYVGAEFISAVQPILKDRWTTELEEAWKTMFRYVTRLMKKGYEDEDRQNQAAVSPKERGDKRNAAL, from the exons ATGGGCTGTGCAATATCCGGCTTGGCTAAAACTGCAGAAATTGGAGAAAAAAGCACTCATGATGTTGgtagaggaggaggacgacatCCCAGCCAAAACCAGATTGACATGATTAAGGAGTCGTGGAAAGTTATTAGGGATGACATTGCAAAAGTTGGCATCATAGTGTTTGTCAG GCTCTTTGAGACCCACCCCGAATGCAAGGACGTGTTCTTCCTGTTCCGAGATGTCGAGGACCTAGAGAGGCTGCGGACCAACCGTGAACTGAGAGCACACGGACTGCG AGTCATGTCTTTTATTGAGAAAAGTGTAGCCAGGTTGGACCAACTGGAGCAACTGGAGGCTCTGGCCATGGAGCTTGGAAAAAGCCATTACCACTACAATGCTCCTCCCAAATACTACAGT TATGTCGGAGCAGAATTCATCAGTGCCGTGCAGCCCATCTTGAAGGACAGATGGACAACTGAGCTGGAGGAGGCTTGGAAG ACCATGTTCCGGTATGTGACCCGCCTGATGAAGAAAGGCTACGAGGACGAGGACAGACAGAACCAGGCGGCAGTCTCCCCTAAGGAAAGAGGAGACAAGCGAAATGCAGCACTCTGA
- the srp14 gene encoding signal recognition particle 14 kDa protein has translation MVLLENDSFLTELTRLFQKCRSSGSVVITLKKYDGRTKPMPRKGNLESFEPADNKCLLRASDGKKKISTVVSTKEVIKFQMAYSNLLRAHIDGLKKKDKKSKSKKSKATQ, from the exons ATGGTGCTGCTTGAAAACGATTCG TTCCTCACAGAGCTCACACGTTTATTCCAAAAGTGCAGATCATCCGGTAGTGTTGTCATCACTTTGAAAAAGT ATGACGGGAGGACCAAGCCCATGCCCAGGAAAGGCAACTTAGAGTCTTTTGAGCCTGCAGATAATAAATGTCTTCTCAGAGCTTCGGAtggcaaaaagaaaatcagcaCAGTG GTCAGCACCAAAGAAGTAATCAAGTTTCAGATG GCCTACTCCAACCTCCTGCGAGCGCATATCGACGGcttgaaaaagaaagacaagaagAGCAAAAGCAAGAAGAGCAAAGCCACCCAGTGA